One genomic segment of Hordeum vulgare subsp. vulgare chromosome 2H, MorexV3_pseudomolecules_assembly, whole genome shotgun sequence includes these proteins:
- the LOC123429438 gene encoding fruit protein pKIWI502-like — translation MAAAATISATPLAPSHAFASPKMLRSLPFLRRRLPSFAVAAVKQDAAVWNAAPVASIGAASADGSLFHLRVDLSDAADLASSFTAPGQYLLVRVPGEDGLKPAFMAIASPPGGGAFEFLVKAVPGATAEKLCGLRNGDVVELGAVMGKGFPIERVTPADAAETLLLFATGTGISPIRSLIEFGFAAKQRADVRLYYGARNLETMAYQERFAEWESSGLKIVPVLSRPGDGWKGEKGYVQRAFLEAKNIANPTSTGAVLCGQSQMIEEVTSALTADGVSQDKILKNF, via the coding sequence ATGGCCGCGGCCGCCACCATCTCCGCCACGCCCCTCGCCCCCAGCCATGCCTTCGCCAGCCCCAAAATGCTGCGCTCGCTCCCCTTCCTCCGGCGCCGGCTGCCCTCCTTCGCCGTCGCCGCGGTCAAGCAGGACGCGGCGGTCTGGAACGCGGCCCCCGTCGCCTCCATCGGCGCGGCCAGCGCCGACGGCTCGCTCTTCCACCTGCGAGTCGACCTCTCCGACGCCGCCGACCTCGCCTCCTCCTTCACCGCGCCGGGGCAGTACCTCCTGGTCCGCGTGCCCGGGGAGGACGGCCTCAAGCCCGCCTTCATGGCCATCGCGTCCCCGCCGGGGGGAGGCGCCTTCGAGTTCCTCGTCAAGGCCGTGCCCGGCGCCACCGCGGAGAAGCTCTGCGGCCTCCGCAACGGGGACGTGGTGGAGCTCGGCGCGGTCATGGGGAAAGGGTTCCCGATCGAGAGGGTGACCCCGGCGGACGCCGCGGAGACCCTGCTCCTCTTCGCCACCGGGACCGGGATCAGCCCGATCCGCTCGCTCATCGAGTTCGGCTTCGCGGCCAAGCAGAGAGCCGACGTGAGGCTCTACtatggcgccagaaatcttgaAACAATGGCGTATCAGGAGAGATTTGCAGAGTGGGAGTCATCTGGGCTCAAGATTGTGCCGGTATTGTCACGGCCAGGTGATGGCTGGAAAGGTGAAAAGGGGTATGTTCAGCGCGCGTTCTTGGAAGCCAAGAACATCGCCAATCCTACTTCCACTGGGGCTGTGCTATGCGGGCAAAGCCAAATGATCGAGGAGGTCACCTCGGCCCTTACAGCTGATGGTGTATCACAGGATAAAATCTTGAAGAACTTCTAG